The Actinomycetota bacterium DNA segment GAGAACAGGAACCCCTCCTGGGGGACGTAGCCCATGGCCCGGCGCAGGTCGGCCAGGCGGACCTGGCGCAGGTCGGCCCCGTCGAGGGTCACCCGGCCGCCCAGGGGGTCGTAGAAGCGGGCGATCAGCTTGGCCACGGTCGACTTGCCCGCCCCGGTCGGCCCGATCAGGGCCAGGGTCGACCCGGCGTCCACGCGGAGGTCGACGTCGTGCAGGACCTCCGGCCCCTGGTCGTAGGCGAAGCAGACGTCCTCGAGCCGGACGTCGCCGCGCGGGTCGGGGAGGGGGACGGGATCGGGAGCCTCGCGGACCGAGGGCTGCTCGGCCAGGACGGTCCCGACCCGCTCGGCCCCGGCGGTGGCCGACTGGAAGCTGTCGTACAGCTCGGAGAGCTGCTGCACCGGGTCGAACAGGTTCCGGAGGTAGAGGAGGAACGCGGCCAGGACGCCGATGTCCAGGTCCCCGGCGAGCACCCGCTGGCCGCCGACGCCGAGGACGACCACGGTGGCGGCCGTGCCCAGGAACTCGATGCCGGGGAAGAAGAACGAGGCCAGGCCGATGGTGCGCCAGTGGGCGACCTGCTCGGCGTGGTTGGCCTCGGCCAGGCGGGCGGCGGTGGCCCGCTCGCGCCGGAACGACTGGATCGCCCGCACCCCGGCCAGCGACTCCTGAAGCTGGACGGTGACCACGCTGTGGGTCTCCCTGACCTGGCGGTAGGCGTCGGCCGACCAGCGCCGCCAGAAGCCGGCGGCCAGGCCGATCAGGGGGGCGACGACCAGGGTGGCCAGGGCCAGCTTCCAGTCCATCACGACCAGGATCACCGCCACCCCGACCATGGTGACGATCCCGGTGACGAGCGTGACCAGGCCGTCGGTGACCAGGTCGCTCATGGCGTCGATGTCGGCGGTCATGCGGGCGACCAGCCTGCCCGTCCGCTCGCGCTCGTAGAAGTCGAGCGACAGGGTCTGGAGGTGGCGGAACAGCTTGGTCCGGACCGTGTACAGCACCCGCTGGCCGGCCCGGGCCACCGCCTCGATCTCGAACCTGCCGGCCAGGAACTGCACGCCGGCCAGGGTCAGATAGAGGAGGGCGACCCGGTTGATCACGGCCAGGTCCTTGGGGACCACGCCCTCGTCGATGGCCACCTTGACCAGGTAGGGCATGGCCAGGGCGGCGCCGGTCTGGACGAGCACGGCCACCGAGGCCAGGGCGACCAGCCGGCGGTGGGGACGGACCAGCGGCCACAGCCAGGCCCGGGCCCGCCGCCCCGACCGCCGGTCGCGCGGCCGGTCCTCGGTGTCCGGCGGCGTCCCGTAGGTGGGCGCGGAGGCGGCCAGCCCCCGCCCCATGGACCCTCCGCGGAAGCCCGCGCCTCGTCTTCTACTCACCGGGGCACCCCCTCGGGGTTCCCCGGACCCCTCCGGTGCTCATGACGCCGCCTCCTCGACCAGGCGGTCGACGCCGCCGCCGGCGTGGGCGAGCACGGCCCGGTAGGCGGGCTCGCGGGCGGCCAGCTCCTCGTGGCCGCCCTGGGCGACCACCCGGCCCCGGTCGAGCAGCACCACCCGCTCGGCCAGGCGGAGGCTGGCCGGCCGGTTGGCCACCAGCAGCACGGTGGCGCCGCCAACGGCGGCGTCGAGCCCGGCCAGGATGGCGGCCTCGGTGTCGACGTCGACGTGGGAGAGGGCGTCGTCCAGGATCAGCACCCGCGGCTCCATCAGCAGGGCCCTGGCCAGGGCGACCCGCTGGCGCTGGCCCCCGGACAGCGTGTAGCCCTGCTCGCCGACCACCGTGTCCAGCCCCTCGGGCAGGGCCTCGACCACCTCGAGGGCGGCCGCCGCGCCCAGCGCCCCCAGCACCTCCTCGTCGCTGGCCTGCGGGCGCCCGAAGGCGACGTTGTCGCGCAGGCTGGCCGAGAACAGCACCGGCTCCTGGTGGACGATCCCCACCGCCGCCCGCAGCGAGTCCAGGGTCACGCCGGCGACGTCGTGGCCGTCGACCAGGACCCGCCCCTCGCTGGGCGCGTACAGCCGCGGCACCAGCCCGAGCAGGGTCGACTTGCCCGAGCCCGTGCCCCCGACCACCGCCACCCGCGACCCCGGGGCGATGTCGAGGTCGATCCCCTCCAGGGCGGCCCGGCCCCCCTCGCCGTAGCCGAAGCGGACGTGCTCGAACCGGACCCGCGCCCCCCGCCGCCCCGGCCCGGCCGCCAGGGCGGTCGCGCCGGGCCGGTCGGCGATGGCCGGGGACTGGTCGAGCACGTCGAAGACCCGCTCGGCGCTGGCCGCCGCCCGCTGGGCGAAGCCGAACAGCATCCCGAGCCCCTGCAGCGGCCAGGTGAGCAGCAGCAGGTAGCTGTTGAAGGCGACCAGCGTGCCCAGGGTGATCTGGCCGTCGATGGCCAGCCGGCCCCCGTACCAGAGGATCGCGGCCAGGCTGAGCTGGGGCAGGACGGCCAGCAGGGGGACGTAGAAGGAGCGGATCCGCGCCGCCTCCAGGTTGTGGTCGAGGATCGAGCTGGCCGCGACCTCCAGGCGCCGGGCCTGCTCCCGCTCCCGCCCGAACGCCTTGACCACCCGGACCCCGGCCGTGGCCTCCTCGACCACGGTGGTCAGCTCGCCGACCTCCTGCTGCACCTGCCAGTAGACGCGGTGCAGGCGGCGGTTGAAGCGCAGGGCCCCGTAGACCAGGGGCGGGGACAGCACGAGCACGACCAGGCAGAGCCGGGGCGCGAGCAGCCACATCTGGGTGGCCGCGATCAGGAAGGTGACGATGTTGAGGACCAGGAAGACCAGGCCCCAGGAGATGAAGTAGCGCAGCGAGCGCACGTCCGAGGTGGACCTGGCCAGCAGCTGCCCGGTCGGGACCCGGTCGTGGTAGGCGGGCTCGAGGGCCAGCAGGTGGCGGGCCAGGCGGTTGCGCAGGTCGTTCTCGACGTCGGTGCCGACCCGGCCGGAGAGGTTGCGCCGCAGCCCGCCGACGACCCAGCGGACGACGGACAGGACCACCAGCAGGGCGATCTCCCGGCCCAGCACCCCCGGCACCCGCTGGGTCAGCCCCTCGTCGATGATCGTCTTGGTCACCAGGGGGATGAAGGAGGTGATGGCCAGCATGGCGACCCCGAGCCCGAACCCAACGGCGACCCGGCGCCAGTAGGGCGCCATCAGGCCAACGATGCGCCCCAGGGTCCCGAGGGCGAGGCCGTCGGGAGGCGGTTCGGTTCCGTACCAGCGCAGCGGGCAGCTCCAGCGGTTCGAGGGCGGGTCCTCGGTCCAACGTACGGGAGGCCCCAGACAATCCGCGACCGGCCATCCAGGGCCGGGGGACCGGGTCAGGCGGGCAGCTGCAGGACCGCGTTCGGGGAGGTGGTGGCCACCCAGGCCCGGTCGCCGTCGGCGGCGAGAGCCGTCGCGTGGCCGCCGACGGGGACGGTGGCCGTCACCCGGTTCGCCGCCGGGTCGATCCGGGCCACGGGGCCGGGCGGCAGGTCGGGATCGGAGGAACCGGCCACCCAGACGGCGGCCCGGGTCGCCACCAGCGGCCCGGGCTCGAAGCCGACCGGGACCCGAGCCACCGTCCGCCCGCTGCCCGGATCGACCCGGAGCACCGCGTGGTGGTGGGCGTCGGCGACCCAGACGGCCCCGTGCCCGACGGCCATGCCGTGCGGCTCCACCCCCAGGTCGATGGTGTCCTGGAGCGCCCCGGTGCGGGCGTCCATGCGCCGCAGGGTGCCGTCGTCGTGGTTGGCCGTCCACACGGCGCCCTGGTGGAGCTCCATGGCCAGCGGCTCCTCCCCGGCCCGCAGGGGCGGCCGGAGCAGCCGGCCGGTCGCCGGGTCGACCCGCCACACCCGGCTCAGCGGGCCCTCGGCCGGGTCGGTGACCCAGACGGCGTTCGGGGTGCTGGCCAGGCGGTTGGCGTTGCTCCGCATCGGCAGCGCGATCACCTCGGCCACCACCCGGCGGCGCGGGTCCACCCGGGCGAGCCGGATCACCGGGTAACTGCCCTCCGCGGTGACCCGCCGCCGCCCGTCCACCTGGCCGCCGATCCACAGGTCGCCGTGCCCGGCCACCATCGCCCCTGGCGTGAACGGCAGCCGCACCGCCGGCCCGTCGGCGCGGCCCGTGGCCGTGTCGAGCCGGGCGACGGTGTGGTCGCCCGACACCACCCACAACCCGCCGGGCTCGGCCAGCAGCGCCCACGGCTCGGCGGCCAGGTCGATCCGCCGCACGGGTCGCGGCGTCGCTGACCCCTCGCGCTCCTGGCAGCCCAGCGCCAGCGTCAGGGCCACCGCCAGCCCGACCACCGGCCCGCCATGCCTGCGCCTGCCTGCCATCTCACCGCCGGGCTCGGACCGCTCGGGGTCGCCCCGTCCGTCGCATCTGGTACACCAGTGTGGACGGTCCCGTTCCGCGGCCCGGAGGCCGTGCTATTGTACTGGTACATTACCAGTTATGTACTGGAGCGTATCTCACCATGGGCACCGACCGGTACCAGCGGACCGAGCGGACCCGGATGCGGCGGCTGCCGGAACGGGCCGCCTACGACCGGGACACCGTGCACGCCATCCTCGACGAGGGCTTCGTCTGCCACGTCGGGTTCGTGGTCGACGGCCAGCCGTACGTCATCCCGACCGGCTACGCCCGGGCCGGCGAGACGCTCTACCTGCACGGGTCGACCGGTAGCCGCCTCGGGCTGCGGCCGGGGATGGACGTCTGCGTCACCGTCACCCTGCTGGACGGCCTGGTGCTGGCCCGCTCGGCCTTCCACCACTCGATGAACTACCGGTCGGTGATGGCCCTCGGCCGGACCCGCCGGGTCACCGACCCTGACGAGAAGGAGGCGGCCCTGCGGGCCCTGGTCGAGCACATCGTCCCCGGCCGCAGCGACGAGGTCCGCGGGGGCGACCGCCGCGAGCTGGCCGCCACCGCCGTGCTGGCCCTGCCCCTGGACGAGGTCTCGGCCAAGGTCCGCACCGGCCCGCCCAAGGACGACGACCCCGACCACGACCTCCCGATCTGGGCCGGGGTCCTGCCCCTGACCCTCACGCCCGGGGAGCCCGTCCCCGACCCGGTGCTCGACCCCTCGATCCCGACCCCGCGCCACGTGGCGACCTGGTCCCGCCCCGACCGCCTTGACGACTGACCGCCAGTCATTCTATAACTGACCGACGGTCAGTAGATCTGCGGTGGGCCTGTCCGGGGGCGCGGGCCGGGCGAGGAGGCCATGATGAAGGGAACGACCGCGTCGGGACGGCAGAGGAGCGACGGGAGCCCGATGGACGACAACCGCCCGGCCGACAAGGGTCACCGGCGCCACCGCGAGCATGGCGGGACCGAGTTCGAGGGTGCGTTCGGGTTGCTCGCCGGGTTGACGATGGCGTTCGGGCGGGGGCGGAGCGCCCGGCTCGTGGCCGACGTGGCCGGGGTGGGAGCCGGGGACCGGGTGGTGGACGTGGGGTCCGGGCCGGGGCGGTTTCTCCGAGAGGCGGGGGAGCGGGGGGCCGAGGCGGTCGGGGTCGAGCCGTCGGGGCAGATGCGGCGGCTGGCCGCGTGGCGCACGCCGGCGTCGCTGCGGGAGCGGGTGCGCGTGGTCGACGGCACCGCCGAACGGATGCCGCTGGAGGACGGTTCGGCGACGGTCGCCTGGGCGGTCGCCTCCTTCCACCACTGGGCCGACCCGGATGCCGGACTGGCCGAGCTGCACCGCGTGCTCGCGCCGGGCGGGCGGCTGCTGATCGCCGAGCGGCTCGCCCGGCCGGGTGGCTGGTTCCGGCAGCACGCGCTCTCCTGGGAGCAGGGCGAGCGCCTGGCCGCCGAGGTCGGGCGGGCCGGCTTCGCCGACGTGACCGTCGCCAAGGAGGTCGTCGGCCGCCGCCACCTCCTGCTGGTCCGGGCCCGCCGGCCGGGCCGGTGACCGCGCTCAGGCGAACGCGCCCCGCCAGACCTTCGGCGGGGGCTGGCGGAGCTCGACCTCGTCGGCGCCCAGGAAGGCGGCCAGCTCCTTGAGGGCGGTGGCGACGGCCGGGCCCGCCGAGGCGGGGGCGCCGGGCTCGGGGTGGACGGCGTTGACGACCAGTCGGCCGCGGCGGCGGTCCATGGCCGGGTCGACCCGGCCGACGAAACGGTCGCCGTGCAGGACCGGCATGACGTAGTAGCCGTGGCGGCGGGCGGCCTTGGGGACGTAGATCTCCATGCGGTAGTGGAACCCGAACAGGCGCTCGGTCCGCTCGCGGTCGATGCACAGGTTGTCGAAGGGGGAGAGCAGGGTCGTCCTTGGCCGCCAGCCGCCGGCCTGGAGGCCTTCCAGCAGCGGCAGGTCGTCGGCGTGGACGTACCAGGGGCCGGGCCACTCGGCGCCGCTGTCGGCCAGGCGGACGCGCTCGACCCGGCCGGAGCGCTCCAGCCCGGCCAGGGCGGCGGCCAGGCCGGGGTAGCGGCCGGCGGTGAAGTGCCGGTCGATGTCGCGGGCCGTGGCCACGCCGAGGGCGCGCAGGCTGCGCTGGGCGGCCAGGCGGACGACCTCGCGCTCGGGAGGGCGGCGGGTCGGGGTCCACGGCGGCAGCCAGCGTTCGGCCAGGTCCCAGACCCGCTGCTGACCCTGGCGGCCGGCGACCATGATGCGGCCCTGGGTCCAGAGGACGTCGAGCATGCGGTCGACGTTGCGGCCCGCCGTCCAGCCGCTCGACCGCCAGGCGGTGCTCGCCCGGTCCTCGAGGGCCCGGGTCGGGAGCGGCCCGCCGGCGCGGAGCTGGCCCAGGATCGAGCGGCGCAGCGGCTGGTTGTCGGCCAGCCAGGCCCGCAGCCGCCGGTTGTAGGCGGAGCGGTCCGAGGGGTAGCGGCGCATCAGCAGCGAGTGGATCGGGTAGTCCCCGGTGCAGACGATCGCGGCCGCGTGGGTCCAGTACTCGAACAGGCGCCGCTCGCGCCAGAGCAGCGCCTCCAGGTCGGCCGGGTCGTAGGCGCCGAGGCGGCTCCACAGCACCAGCCGGTGGCTGCGGGCGACCACGCTGATCGGGTCCAGCTGGAGACCGGCCAGGTCGGTGGCCACGTCCAGGATCGCCTCGGGGCCCGGCCCGGCCGCCGGCGGCGCGTCCGCCAGGCGCTGGCGGCTGACGAACAGCCGCCGGGCCAGGCTCGGGTCAAGCGTCCGGAGGACCCGCGGCATCCGGGGAGCCGGTGGCCGAGTGGCCGGTGGCGCCGATGGGCTCGCGGGGGCCGGGGATGCGGCCCAGGACCTGGTCGACGTCGGTGCCGTCGACCGTCTCGCGTTCCAGCAGCAGCTCGGTCAGGCGGTCCAGGGCGTCGCGGTGCTCGGTCAACATCGCGGTGGCTCGCTGCTCGGCCTCGCGCAGGAGCTTGGCCACCTCCTCGTCGACCACCCGCTGGGTCGCCTCGGCATAGGGGCGGCTGCGGACCTCTTCGCCGCCCAGGTACAGGGGGCTGCCCGAGGCGAACCCGACCGGCCCCAGGGTCTGGCTCATGCCGAACTCGCGCACCATCCGGGTGGCCAGGTCGGTCGCGCCGGCCAGGTCGTTGGAGGCGCCGGTGGAGGTCTGGCCGAACACGATCGCCTCCGCGACCCGGCCGCCCATGCGGATGGCCAGCGAGTCCTTCAGGTAGCCCTCGGTGTACAGGTGGCGCTCGTCGATCGGGAGCTGCTCGGTCACCCCAAGGGCCTGACCGGCGGGCAGGATGGTCACCTTGGCCACCGGGTCGCCATGGTCGGAGATGGCCGCGACCAGGGCGTGGCCGGACTCGTGCACGGCCACCGCGCGCTTCTCGTCCGGCAGCAGGGCATTGGAGCTGTCGCGGCGCCCGAGCAGGATCCGGTCGCGGGCCTCGGAGAAGTCGTAGGCCGAGATGACGTCACGGCCGGCCCGGACGGCGAAGATGGCCGCCTCGTTGACCAGATTGGCCAGATCGGCCCCGGAGAACCCGGGGGTGCCGCGGGCGACCACGTCCAGGTCGACATCCGGGCCGAGCTGCTTGCCCCGGGCGTGGACCTGGAGGATCGCCCGGCGTTCGGCCTGGGCGGGCAGGGGGATGACCACCTGACGGTCGAACCGCCCGGGGCGCAACAACGCCGGGTCGAGGGTCTCGGGCCGGTTGGTGGCGGCCATCACGACCACCCCGGTGGCCGGGTCGAACCCGTCCATCTCGGCCAGCATCTGGTTCAGGGTCTGGTCGCGCTCGTCGTTGGAGACGAACTGGCCGCCGCGGCGCTGGCCGATGGCGTCGATCTCGTCGATGAACACGATCGAGGGAGCCCGCTTGCGCGCCTCCATGAACAGGTCCCGGACCCGGGCCGCGCCCACCCCGACGAACATCTCCACGAAGCTGGAGCCGGTGACCGAGATGAAGGGCACATGGGCCTCGCCGGCCACGGCCCGGGCGAGCAGGGTCTTGCCCGTCCCGGGCGGCCCGACCATGAGCACCCCCTTGGGCCCGACCGCCCCGGCCCGCCGGTAGCGGTCGGGGTGCTTGAGGAAGTCGACCACCTCGGTGACCTCGCGCTTGGCCCCCTCGTAGCCGGCCACATCCGCGAAGGTCGTCTCGGGCCGCTCGGCGTCGAACACCTTGGCCCGCGAACGCCCGATGCCGCCCATGCCGGCCAGCTGCCGGCGGGCCGACCGGCCCAGGTAGACGAAGATGGCGATGAAGACCAGCAGCGGCAGCAGGCTGAGCAGCACCGACGCGAGCGACGTGCGCGGGCCGACCGCCTTGACCTCGACGTTGTTGTCGTTCAGGAGCTTGGTGAACTCGTCGTCCTGGAGGTTGGTCGGATACGACGACTTGAACTCGCTCCCGTCCTTGAGCTTGCCCTCGATGTGGCCGTCGGAGCCGATCTCGACCGACTGCACCTGGCCGGCGGCGATCTTGTCCTTGAGCTCGGGGGCGTAGGTCAGCTCGGTGACCCGGCCCTCCTCCATCTGGTTGGGGAGCAGCAGCAGGACCAGGCTGAGCAGCAGCCCGATCGGCAGCAGCCAGCTCCGCCAGCGCGGCGGCGGCGGCGGGGCCGGGCTGGACGGCCGGTCGGGCGGTGGGCCCGACTTCGCCTTGTTGCTGGGGTGGCGCTGCATCGTGGGCTCCTCGCAAGCGTGCAAGCTCGATACCGCCCACGGTAGCGCCGCTCGGCGACAAAGGTGGCGGCGGCTGAGCCTACCCGCTGTAGGGGACCCGGCGGTCGGCCGGGACGTCGGCCAGGCGCGGGTTCTTCTGGTCGCGCTCGGAGAGGATCGGCTCCTCGTCCGGCCAGGAGATGCCCAGGTCAGGGTCGTTCCAGGCGATCCCCAGCTCGTCGCTGCCGTCGTACTCGCCGGTGACCAGGTAGGTCATGATCACGTCGTCGTGGGCGTAGAAGCCGTGGGCGACACCCTCGGGGATGTAGACGGCCAGCTCCTCGCCGCCACCCTGCTGGATGGTGGTGTGCTTGCCCTCGGTGGGCGAGCCGATGCGGGTGTCGACCAGCACCGTCGTGACCTTGCCCTGCTGGACGAACCAGAGGTCGGCCTGGCGGCGGTGGTAGTGGAGGCCGCGCAGGACCTTGGCGGCCGAGTCCGAACGGTTGCCCTGGACCATCGGGACGGCGAAGGGAAGCCAGGAGGCGCGGTAGATCTCGAGGAAGCGCCCGCGGTCGTCAGCGTGGACCTCTGGACGTATCAACCAGACGCCTGGGAGTTCGGTTGACTCGAAGATGTCCGCCACAGCTGCCCCCTCTCCCCCGGATGGTGCCATCGCGTGAGGCTACCCGCGGTGCCCGGTGTGCGCAAAGGATGACGCCAAGGCTGCGCGGTCGGGTCCGCTGCCGCGGTCGGGGTCGGGGTGCGGCGCGCCCCGCTGGGCCGCTCTCGCTAGGATGGGGGTGCCGTCACCCCGAGGAGCGCCGTGCCAAGCGACCCGACCAGCCGCGAGTACCGCGACAGCGTCGGCATGTTCACCACCGGGATCACGGTGGTCACGGCCGCCTCGGAGCGGTTCGGGCACGGCATGACGGCCAACGCCTTCGCCTCGGTCTCCCTCGACCCGCTGCTCGTGCTGGTCTGCGTGGTCAAGGACGCCATGATGCACAAGGTCCTGGAGGAGGTCGGGCGCTTCGCCGTCTCGGTTCTGGCCGGCGACCAGGAGGACCTGGCCAGGTACTTCTCGGACCCGGGGCGCCCGGCCGGGATGGCCCAGTTCGTGCCCGTGGACTGGCGCCCGGGCCCGGTCAGCGGCGCCCCCCTGCTGGACGGCGCCCTGGCCTGGCTGGAGTGCGACGTGGAGGCGGCCTATGACGGCGGCGACCACACGGTCTTCCTGGGCAGGGTCCGCTGGGTCGACCGGGCCCCCGGCGGGGGCGACCCGCTGCTGTACTTCGGCGGCCGCTACCGCCGGCTCGGGAACCCGTAGCCCGGAAACCGTAAGGGCCGGGGTGGCCAACGGCTCCAAGGAGCGACCACCGTCTCACGGAAGGTGCTCCCCATGGTCAAGCGGCTCGCCCTGCTGGCGCTCCTCGCCGGCGCCCTCGTCGCCCTCCCCGGCCCCCACGACGCCGCCCGGGCGGCGTTCGCCGGCAAGAACGGCCGGATCGCGTTCGTGCGCGCCGCCGGCGCCGGGCCCCTGGAAGAGGTCTTCATGGTCAGCCCCGCCTCGGGCCTGACCGCCAACCTGAGCAACGACCCCGCGACCAGCGACACCGCGCCCGCCTGGTCGCCCGACGGCACCCGGGTCGCGTTCCAGCGCTCGGGCCCGGTCGACGGCATCTGGGTCCTGGAGGTGGCCGCCGGCACCATGGCCTTCGTGCCCCACACCGACCACGGCTTCCAGCCGGCCTGGTCGCCCGACGGTGGCTGGCTGGTCTTCTGCCGCAACGGCGGCGGCGACGCCGAGCTGTGGAAGATCCGCGCCGACGGCAGCGACCTCACCCAGCTCACCAACAACGCCGCCGACGACTGGGAGCCGTCCTGGTCGCCCGGCGGCACCCGGATCGCCTTCACCCGCGAGGGGGCCGGCGGCACGACCAGCATCCTGACCCTGGCCAGCGGCGGGGGCGGCGAGCTGGCCGTCACCCCGGCCGGCGGCTTCGACCAGGCCGCCGACTGGTCGCCCGACGGCAAGCGGATCGCCTTCAACCGGTTCCTGCCCGGCGACGGCAACCGCATCTTCACCATCGCCCCCAACGGCGCGGCCCTCACCCAGCGCACCTTCGGCGGGCCCAACGACGTCCACCCGTCCTGGTCCCCGGACGGCACCCGGATCGCCTTCGCCCGCGGGGGCGACCAGGACGACGGCCTGCCCTTCCACATCCACACCGTCACCCTGGCCAGCGGCCGGACCACCCAGGTGACCAGCGGCCGGGTCCAGGACCTGCTGCCGGCCTGGCAGCCTCTGTAGGGCCGGGCGTCAGCCGGTCTCGGCCCTGGGAACGACCAGGGTCGGGACCGACGCCTGGCGGACCAGGGCCGAGGACACGGTACCGAGCAGGACCCGCCGCACCGGGCCGTAGCCCCGGGAGCCGCAGACCAGCAGGTCGACGCTGCGGTCCGCCGCCATGGAGAGCTCGTCGACCACCTCGCCGAAGAGCAGCTCGCCGGTGGCCTGGACGCCGCCGGGCAGGTCGGCGATGGCGGCGTCGAGGGCGTCGCGGGCGGCCTTGCGGACCTCCTCGGGCACCACCGAGGCGTCGGGCTGGACCGCCTCGGGGCGGAACCAGTTGGCGTGCAGGGCGACCACCGAGTAGACGGTCAGGGGCAGCCCGGCCCGGGCGGCCAGGTCGGCCGCGTAGCGGACGGCCTCGTGGCCCTCGGGGGTGTCGGCGAAGGCGGCGCCGACCGCCCGCAGGGCCTCGCGGCGGTGCCGGCGGTAGCCGCGAGGGGCGACCGCGACCGGGCAGCCGGTGCCGTGCAGCAGCCGCTCGGCCGTGCTCCCGGACATGACCCGGCCGACGGCGCCCCGGTTGGTCGAGCCGACCACGATCGTCTCGACCGCCTCCTCCTCGGCCAGCTCGGCCAGCCCGCGCGCCGGGGAGGTCGCGACCACGGTCCGCTCCTCGGCCGGCGGGCTGCCGGCGACCTCGGTGGCGACCGCGCGGGCGGCCCCCAGGATGGCGGCCGCGTGGCGGCGGACGTCGGCCTCGGCCTCGGCGCCGGCCAGCCCGGCCTGCTCCGGGCTGACGCAGACGACGGCCAGGGGGGCGTCGACGGCGGCGGCCAGGCGGGCGCCGAAGGCGACCGCGTCCAGGCCCGAGTCGGTGCCGTCGGCCCCGGCGAGGATGGGCCGGGTCATGGTCGCTCCTCCTCGCGTCCGGGC contains these protein-coding regions:
- the rfbC gene encoding dTDP-4-dehydrorhamnose 3,5-epimerase, with the translated sequence MAPSGGEGAAVADIFESTELPGVWLIRPEVHADDRGRFLEIYRASWLPFAVPMVQGNRSDSAAKVLRGLHYHRRQADLWFVQQGKVTTVLVDTRIGSPTEGKHTTIQQGGGEELAVYIPEGVAHGFYAHDDVIMTYLVTGEYDGSDELGIAWNDPDLGISWPDEEPILSERDQKNPRLADVPADRRVPYSG
- a CDS encoding ABC transporter transmembrane domain-containing protein — its product is MGRGLAASAPTYGTPPDTEDRPRDRRSGRRARAWLWPLVRPHRRLVALASVAVLVQTGAALAMPYLVKVAIDEGVVPKDLAVINRVALLYLTLAGVQFLAGRFEIEAVARAGQRVLYTVRTKLFRHLQTLSLDFYERERTGRLVARMTADIDAMSDLVTDGLVTLVTGIVTMVGVAVILVVMDWKLALATLVVAPLIGLAAGFWRRWSADAYRQVRETHSVVTVQLQESLAGVRAIQSFRRERATAARLAEANHAEQVAHWRTIGLASFFFPGIEFLGTAATVVVLGVGGQRVLAGDLDIGVLAAFLLYLRNLFDPVQQLSELYDSFQSATAGAERVGTVLAEQPSVREAPDPVPLPDPRGDVRLEDVCFAYDQGPEVLHDVDLRVDAGSTLALIGPTGAGKSTVAKLIARFYDPLGGRVTLDGADLRQVRLADLRRAMGYVPQEGFLFS
- a CDS encoding crosslink repair DNA glycosylase YcaQ family protein, with amino-acid sequence MPRVLRTLDPSLARRLFVSRQRLADAPPAAGPGPEAILDVATDLAGLQLDPISVVARSHRLVLWSRLGAYDPADLEALLWRERRLFEYWTHAAAIVCTGDYPIHSLLMRRYPSDRSAYNRRLRAWLADNQPLRRSILGQLRAGGPLPTRALEDRASTAWRSSGWTAGRNVDRMLDVLWTQGRIMVAGRQGQQRVWDLAERWLPPWTPTRRPPEREVVRLAAQRSLRALGVATARDIDRHFTAGRYPGLAAALAGLERSGRVERVRLADSGAEWPGPWYVHADDLPLLEGLQAGGWRPRTTLLSPFDNLCIDRERTERLFGFHYRMEIYVPKAARRHGYYVMPVLHGDRFVGRVDPAMDRRRGRLVVNAVHPEPGAPASAGPAVATALKELAAFLGADEVELRQPPPKVWRGAFA
- a CDS encoding class I SAM-dependent methyltransferase, yielding MDDNRPADKGHRRHREHGGTEFEGAFGLLAGLTMAFGRGRSARLVADVAGVGAGDRVVDVGSGPGRFLREAGERGAEAVGVEPSGQMRRLAAWRTPASLRERVRVVDGTAERMPLEDGSATVAWAVASFHHWADPDAGLAELHRVLAPGGRLLIAERLARPGGWFRQHALSWEQGERLAAEVGRAGFADVTVAKEVVGRRHLLLVRARRPGR
- a CDS encoding pyridoxamine 5'-phosphate oxidase family protein, which codes for MGTDRYQRTERTRMRRLPERAAYDRDTVHAILDEGFVCHVGFVVDGQPYVIPTGYARAGETLYLHGSTGSRLGLRPGMDVCVTVTLLDGLVLARSAFHHSMNYRSVMALGRTRRVTDPDEKEAALRALVEHIVPGRSDEVRGGDRRELAATAVLALPLDEVSAKVRTGPPKDDDPDHDLPIWAGVLPLTLTPGEPVPDPVLDPSIPTPRHVATWSRPDRLDD
- a CDS encoding flavin reductase family protein; the protein is MPSDPTSREYRDSVGMFTTGITVVTAASERFGHGMTANAFASVSLDPLLVLVCVVKDAMMHKVLEEVGRFAVSVLAGDQEDLARYFSDPGRPAGMAQFVPVDWRPGPVSGAPLLDGALAWLECDVEAAYDGGDHTVFLGRVRWVDRAPGGGDPLLYFGGRYRRLGNP
- a CDS encoding ABC transporter ATP-binding protein, with the protein product MAPYWRRVAVGFGLGVAMLAITSFIPLVTKTIIDEGLTQRVPGVLGREIALLVVLSVVRWVVGGLRRNLSGRVGTDVENDLRNRLARHLLALEPAYHDRVPTGQLLARSTSDVRSLRYFISWGLVFLVLNIVTFLIAATQMWLLAPRLCLVVLVLSPPLVYGALRFNRRLHRVYWQVQQEVGELTTVVEEATAGVRVVKAFGREREQARRLEVAASSILDHNLEAARIRSFYVPLLAVLPQLSLAAILWYGGRLAIDGQITLGTLVAFNSYLLLLTWPLQGLGMLFGFAQRAAASAERVFDVLDQSPAIADRPGATALAAGPGRRGARVRFEHVRFGYGEGGRAALEGIDLDIAPGSRVAVVGGTGSGKSTLLGLVPRLYAPSEGRVLVDGHDVAGVTLDSLRAAVGIVHQEPVLFSASLRDNVAFGRPQASDEEVLGALGAAAALEVVEALPEGLDTVVGEQGYTLSGGQRQRVALARALLMEPRVLILDDALSHVDVDTEAAILAGLDAAVGGATVLLVANRPASLRLAERVVLLDRGRVVAQGGHEELAAREPAYRAVLAHAGGGVDRLVEEAAS
- the ftsH gene encoding ATP-dependent zinc metalloprotease FtsH, with product MQRHPSNKAKSGPPPDRPSSPAPPPPPRWRSWLLPIGLLLSLVLLLLPNQMEEGRVTELTYAPELKDKIAAGQVQSVEIGSDGHIEGKLKDGSEFKSSYPTNLQDDEFTKLLNDNNVEVKAVGPRTSLASVLLSLLPLLVFIAIFVYLGRSARRQLAGMGGIGRSRAKVFDAERPETTFADVAGYEGAKREVTEVVDFLKHPDRYRRAGAVGPKGVLMVGPPGTGKTLLARAVAGEAHVPFISVTGSSFVEMFVGVGAARVRDLFMEARKRAPSIVFIDEIDAIGQRRGGQFVSNDERDQTLNQMLAEMDGFDPATGVVVMAATNRPETLDPALLRPGRFDRQVVIPLPAQAERRAILQVHARGKQLGPDVDLDVVARGTPGFSGADLANLVNEAAIFAVRAGRDVISAYDFSEARDRILLGRRDSSNALLPDEKRAVAVHESGHALVAAISDHGDPVAKVTILPAGQALGVTEQLPIDERHLYTEGYLKDSLAIRMGGRVAEAIVFGQTSTGASNDLAGATDLATRMVREFGMSQTLGPVGFASGSPLYLGGEEVRSRPYAEATQRVVDEEVAKLLREAEQRATAMLTEHRDALDRLTELLLERETVDGTDVDQVLGRIPGPREPIGATGHSATGSPDAAGPPDA